A part of Hippea maritima DSM 10411 genomic DNA contains:
- the rimP gene encoding ribosome maturation factor RimP: MLSEELKEDIFVVVESLGYSVYDIELTQKKITIYIDKPGGVSIDDCELASRNISALLDVKDPFSGSYTLEVSSPGINRKLKTKEHFMAAIGKKCVVHTHFPVDNSKVFKGILTECNDNEIVIEGVRIEFDNIKKARIDEI; the protein is encoded by the coding sequence ATGCTGAGCGAGGAGTTGAAAGAGGATATTTTTGTGGTCGTTGAGTCGCTGGGCTATAGTGTGTATGACATAGAACTAACCCAAAAGAAAATTACTATATACATAGACAAACCTGGAGGTGTTTCAATAGACGACTGCGAATTGGCCAGCAGAAACATATCTGCACTTTTGGATGTCAAGGATCCTTTTAGTGGTAGTTATACGCTTGAGGTTTCAAGCCCTGGTATAAATAGAAAATTAAAAACCAAAGAGCATTTTATGGCTGCCATCGGAAAAAAATGTGTTGTGCATACACACTTTCCTGTTGATAATTCAAAGGTTTTTAAGGGTATATTAACAGAATGCAATGACAATGAGATTGTTATTGAAGGGGTGAGGATAGAGTTTGACAACATAAAAAAGGCAAGGATTGACGAGATTTAG
- the folD gene encoding bifunctional methylenetetrahydrofolate dehydrogenase/methenyltetrahydrofolate cyclohydrolase FolD produces MVLLDGKALSKKIKEEIKKEVKILKEKGVIPGLAVILVGDNPASQVYVNMKTKACEEVGIYSINHRMPAEITENELIDVIKMLNNNPMVHGILVQLPLPSHIREERIIEAIDYTKDVDGFHPYNIGRLARGNPLFSSCTPLGIMKMFEEYAIELQGKDVVMVGAGNITGKPMTLMLLNANATVQVCHVYTQDLKEKTKQADVVISAVGKPSLITEDMVKEGAIVIDVGISRVNGKVVGDVDFENVSKKASYITPVPGGVGPMTIAMLLYNTLLSVKLKEK; encoded by the coding sequence ATGGTTTTGTTAGATGGTAAAGCGCTATCGAAAAAGATAAAAGAAGAGATAAAAAAAGAGGTTAAAATTTTAAAAGAAAAGGGTGTAATACCTGGATTGGCTGTTATTTTAGTAGGTGATAATCCAGCAAGTCAAGTTTATGTTAATATGAAAACAAAAGCCTGCGAAGAGGTGGGTATATACTCAATCAACCACAGGATGCCAGCAGAGATTACGGAAAATGAGCTTATAGATGTTATAAAGATGCTAAATAATAACCCTATGGTGCATGGCATATTGGTTCAGTTGCCCCTTCCTTCCCATATAAGGGAGGAGCGCATTATTGAGGCTATAGATTATACTAAAGATGTAGATGGTTTTCATCCTTACAACATAGGCAGGCTTGCAAGGGGCAATCCTTTATTTAGCTCCTGTACACCTTTGGGTATTATGAAGATGTTTGAGGAATATGCAATAGAGCTACAAGGCAAGGATGTTGTAATGGTTGGAGCTGGGAATATTACAGGTAAACCAATGACTTTGATGCTTCTGAATGCTAATGCAACTGTTCAGGTTTGCCATGTTTATACTCAAGATTTAAAGGAAAAAACAAAACAGGCTGATGTAGTTATATCGGCTGTAGGTAAACCGTCTTTAATAACGGAGGATATGGTCAAAGAGGGTGCTATTGTCATAGACGTGGGCATAAGTAGGGTTAATGGTAAAGTAGTAGGTGATGTAGATTTTGAAAATGTATCCAAGAAAGCCTCCTACATAACCCCTGTGCCTGGTGGTGTTGGCCCTATGACGATAGCCATGCTGCTTTACAATACTCTTCTGTCGGTTAAGTTAAAAGAAAAATAA
- the infB gene encoding translation initiation factor IF-2, protein MKKIRVYEIARRLNTKSNVVIKKLNDMGIEVKSNFSGVEEDKAEKFIEEWNKAKKEAIKEIKSKKKDEKRKKKKKDAEDKDVEEEKTKKSPKKKEAVYRKKELIEESLPQKFKKRKKYKKATKEEEPEEKSNEIEFHKGMTVFEFASELGVDFSDILSKLFELGVLARKNDIIEEDAARLIAEEYGFELKEETSTSELEEELLEIEDNPEDLKERPPIVTVMGHVDHGKTSILDAIKSTNVASREAGGITQHIAAYSVKVDGKYITFLDTPGHEAFTEMRARGAQITDIVVLVVAADDGVMPQTVEAINHAKAANVPIVVAVNKIDKPNANPERVKQELSNYGVVPEEWGGSNLFVNVSAKKKIGIDELLEAILLQAEMMELKANSNKRAKAVVVEAKLDKNRGPVATVVVKEGTLRQGDSFIVGVQYGKVRALVDDKGKKVREVGPSFAAEILGLHGVPEPGDTLIAVSDEKKAKEIAEKRQEELKQTLLSQKTVSLENIFEQIEGGEIRELPIILKTDVYGSVEAITNALSKLSTDEVTVKVIHSAVGAITKTDINLAKASGAIIIGFNVRPTQEALKLANDLKVEVRTYKVIYEIVDDVKKSLSGLLSPEEKEEILGRVEVRQTFKVPRVGVVAGCYVTYGKIVRNANVRILRDGVIIHEGGISSLKRFKEDVSEVAQGYECGVGIEGFNDVKEGDVIEVYQIVKVQREL, encoded by the coding sequence ATGAAAAAGATAAGGGTTTATGAAATAGCGAGAAGATTAAATACAAAAAGTAATGTAGTAATAAAGAAGCTCAACGATATGGGTATAGAGGTAAAAAGTAACTTCAGCGGTGTTGAGGAGGACAAGGCTGAAAAGTTTATAGAGGAATGGAATAAAGCCAAAAAAGAAGCAATTAAGGAAATAAAGTCAAAAAAAAAGGATGAGAAGAGAAAAAAGAAAAAGAAAGATGCAGAAGATAAAGATGTAGAGGAAGAAAAAACTAAAAAATCACCTAAAAAGAAAGAAGCCGTTTATAGGAAAAAGGAACTTATAGAGGAATCTCTACCCCAGAAATTCAAAAAGAGAAAGAAATATAAAAAAGCTACAAAGGAAGAGGAGCCTGAGGAAAAGAGTAATGAAATAGAGTTTCATAAGGGAATGACTGTATTTGAGTTTGCAAGTGAGCTTGGAGTAGATTTTTCTGATATTCTTTCAAAACTATTTGAGTTGGGGGTTTTGGCAAGAAAAAACGACATAATAGAGGAAGATGCTGCAAGGCTTATAGCAGAAGAATATGGTTTTGAGCTAAAAGAAGAAACGTCTACTTCAGAGCTTGAAGAGGAGCTTTTAGAAATTGAAGATAATCCAGAGGATCTAAAGGAGCGTCCCCCGATTGTTACCGTTATGGGACACGTCGATCACGGTAAAACATCAATTTTAGATGCTATAAAGAGTACAAATGTTGCCTCAAGGGAAGCTGGTGGTATAACCCAACATATTGCTGCATATTCTGTAAAGGTTGACGGTAAATACATTACCTTTCTGGATACGCCAGGGCATGAGGCATTTACCGAAATGAGAGCAAGAGGCGCACAGATTACGGATATAGTTGTTTTGGTGGTTGCGGCAGACGACGGGGTTATGCCACAGACAGTAGAAGCAATAAATCACGCAAAAGCGGCAAATGTGCCTATAGTAGTTGCTGTGAATAAAATAGATAAGCCAAACGCTAATCCTGAGAGAGTAAAGCAGGAACTTTCAAACTACGGGGTTGTCCCAGAGGAATGGGGAGGTAGTAATCTTTTCGTTAATGTCAGTGCTAAGAAAAAAATAGGGATAGATGAGTTGCTTGAGGCAATTTTACTGCAAGCTGAGATGATGGAGCTTAAGGCCAATTCCAATAAGAGAGCAAAGGCTGTTGTTGTTGAGGCAAAACTTGATAAGAACAGAGGCCCTGTTGCTACAGTGGTTGTTAAAGAGGGAACATTAAGACAGGGTGATTCTTTTATTGTTGGTGTCCAGTATGGAAAGGTGAGGGCTCTTGTAGATGATAAGGGCAAGAAGGTAAGGGAGGTTGGCCCATCCTTTGCGGCAGAAATATTGGGTCTTCATGGTGTTCCAGAACCAGGAGATACCTTAATTGCAGTAAGTGATGAAAAGAAAGCTAAAGAGATAGCTGAAAAAAGACAAGAGGAGTTAAAACAGACACTGCTATCTCAGAAAACGGTAAGCCTTGAAAATATATTTGAACAGATAGAGGGTGGCGAAATTAGGGAATTACCCATAATTTTAAAAACCGATGTTTATGGTTCAGTTGAAGCTATAACAAACGCCCTTTCAAAACTTTCAACGGATGAGGTTACAGTCAAGGTAATTCACTCGGCTGTTGGAGCTATAACAAAAACAGATATAAACCTAGCCAAAGCATCAGGGGCTATTATTATAGGCTTTAACGTGAGACCTACTCAGGAAGCCTTGAAGCTTGCAAATGATCTGAAAGTAGAGGTTAGGACATACAAGGTAATCTATGAAATAGTTGATGATGTTAAAAAATCATTGTCAGGTCTGTTGTCTCCTGAAGAGAAAGAGGAGATTCTTGGAAGGGTTGAGGTTAGACAAACCTTTAAGGTGCCAAGGGTTGGCGTTGTAGCTGGGTGTTATGTAACATACGGTAAGATTGTAAGAAATGCAAATGTGAGAATACTAAGGGATGGTGTGATTATTCATGAAGGTGGAATATCTTCTTTGAAACGCTTTAAAGAGGATGTTAGTGAGGTTGCCCAGGGTTATGAATGTGGCGTTGGAATAGAGGGTTTCAATGATGTAAAAGAAGGCGATGTAATAGAGGTTTACCAGATAGTTAAGGTTCAAAGGGAGCTGTGA
- a CDS encoding DUF503 domain-containing protein yields MIVGVMEVDFKIDNSFSLKDKRRVVRSLIEKTKNSFNVSVAEVDNNDVLNMATIGIAVVSNSSKFVDVVLNKILDFWEHNFECEIIDVRRDVL; encoded by the coding sequence GTGATAGTAGGTGTAATGGAAGTGGATTTTAAGATAGATAATAGTTTTTCTTTAAAGGATAAAAGGCGTGTTGTTAGGAGTCTTATTGAAAAGACTAAAAACAGCTTTAACGTTTCTGTCGCTGAGGTTGACAACAACGATGTGCTTAATATGGCTACTATTGGCATTGCCGTTGTTAGTAATAGTTCCAAGTTTGTAGATGTGGTACTTAATAAGATTCTGGATTTTTGGGAACACAACTTTGAGTGTGAAATAATTGATGTAAGAAGGGATGTGTTATGA
- the nusA gene encoding transcription termination factor NusA, which translates to MSEILQIAKKISEEHEIDLERVVEYLAEALKIAIQKKYGDEADVRIETDVDNEIFDVYVKKKVVEKPMLDSQISLEEAKAIKPDAKVGDYVEEKVDAKSLGRIAVTTIKNVITKLLRDIEKHKAYEEYKEYIGKIIVGEVWSIGSNNNVIVDFKNAIGVLPKREQGINDKYVVGEHIKAYVLDVLEEAKQVRLILSRTHPGFVKELFKKEVPEVREGSVEIKAVAREPSRRTKVAVYSKDSRIDPIGTCVGSKGVRIAAIVRELGDEKIDVIKWSADPSIYIRNAMSPAKVISVEIDEDLKKAKVYVDDAEYSMAIGKGGVNAKLAAKLTGYNIDIAKISDKEGEIVGGEVADEDDGGSQ; encoded by the coding sequence GTGAGCGAGATATTGCAGATAGCGAAGAAGATTTCGGAAGAACATGAGATAGATTTGGAAAGGGTTGTTGAGTATTTGGCGGAGGCCTTAAAGATAGCTATACAAAAAAAATATGGTGATGAAGCTGATGTTAGAATAGAAACAGATGTGGACAATGAAATATTTGATGTTTATGTGAAGAAAAAAGTTGTTGAAAAACCGATGCTTGATAGCCAGATAAGTTTAGAGGAGGCTAAAGCCATAAAACCCGACGCTAAAGTGGGTGATTATGTAGAAGAAAAGGTTGATGCAAAGAGTTTGGGTAGAATAGCAGTAACAACGATTAAGAATGTTATAACAAAACTCTTGCGGGATATAGAAAAACATAAAGCTTATGAGGAATACAAAGAGTATATAGGTAAAATAATTGTTGGTGAGGTTTGGAGTATAGGCTCAAATAATAATGTTATAGTGGACTTTAAAAATGCAATAGGTGTTTTACCCAAAAGAGAGCAAGGTATAAATGACAAGTATGTTGTAGGTGAACATATAAAGGCCTATGTGCTTGATGTCTTAGAAGAAGCAAAACAGGTAAGACTAATACTATCCAGAACACATCCTGGCTTTGTTAAGGAGTTGTTTAAAAAAGAGGTACCCGAAGTTAGAGAGGGCAGTGTTGAGATAAAAGCTGTAGCAAGAGAGCCATCAAGAAGGACTAAGGTTGCTGTTTATTCAAAAGACTCAAGGATAGACCCTATAGGAACATGCGTTGGATCCAAGGGCGTTAGGATTGCTGCTATCGTTAGGGAGTTGGGGGATGAGAAGATAGATGTTATAAAATGGAGTGCTGACCCATCGATATACATAAGAAATGCTATGTCGCCTGCTAAGGTGATATCGGTTGAGATAGATGAGGATTTGAAAAAGGCTAAAGTCTATGTTGATGATGCGGAATATTCTATGGCTATAGGTAAGGGTGGTGTTAACGCGAAGCTTGCAGCCAAACTAACCGGATACAATATAGATATAGCCAAGATATCGGACAAGGAAGGTGAAATTGTCGGCGGTGAGGTTGCTGACGAGGATGATGGAGGTAGTCAATGA